A genomic window from Parvularcula sp. LCG005 includes:
- a CDS encoding FadR/GntR family transcriptional regulator, producing MQDTFTTLEREPVYLKVYKAIEERISTGVLEDGSLLPTEAVLCEQFGVTRSSVREGIRLLEQAGLVARGAGKRLVIARPRTADVARAASRSMTLSGATFREVWDTLMAFYPEAARAAAVRLGPRDAAALRECQEVLAALRDDQSEAVVTAAVAFFDILAMHLHNRVMAALLQSLNRMIDKSLREVIGQTPQARRRILEAQGRITEAIADQDQAAAVNWMRKHIADLQRAYQVAHIDLDTEITW from the coding sequence ATGCAAGATACCTTCACCACGCTGGAACGCGAACCGGTCTATCTCAAGGTCTACAAGGCGATCGAGGAGCGGATCAGCACGGGCGTGCTGGAGGATGGGTCGCTATTGCCGACCGAAGCGGTACTTTGTGAACAGTTCGGGGTCACTCGTTCATCGGTGAGAGAGGGTATCCGTTTGCTTGAGCAGGCGGGCCTTGTGGCCCGCGGTGCGGGCAAGCGTCTTGTTATCGCTCGTCCGCGCACGGCTGATGTCGCGCGGGCAGCCAGCCGCAGCATGACCTTGAGCGGTGCCACCTTCCGCGAGGTATGGGATACGCTGATGGCGTTCTATCCCGAAGCAGCGCGGGCGGCGGCCGTTCGATTAGGGCCAAGGGACGCGGCGGCTTTGCGAGAGTGTCAGGAGGTCCTGGCGGCCCTGCGGGATGACCAGTCCGAGGCTGTTGTGACGGCAGCGGTCGCGTTCTTCGACATTCTTGCAATGCACCTGCACAACCGCGTGATGGCCGCGCTTCTGCAGTCCCTCAACCGCATGATCGACAAAAGTCTGCGCGAGGTTATTGGCCAGACGCCACAGGCGCGGCGTCGCATCCTCGAGGCGCAGGGTCGTATCACCGAAGCCATCGCTGATCAGGATCAGGCCGCTGCCGTCAACTGGATGCGCAAGCACATCGCCGACCTGCAGCGCGCCTATCAAGTTGCTCATATTGATTTAGATACGGAGATCACCTGGTGA
- a CDS encoding isovaleryl-CoA dehydrogenase, which yields MNSGYSMTFGLDETIEDMRDVVRRWVDDKLAPRAAEIDEKNEFPRDLWPALGEMGLLGITADEEYGGSGLGYLAHAVAMEEISRGSASVGLSYGAHSNLCVNQININGSKAQKEKYLPKLISGEHLGALAMSEPGAGSDVVSMRLKAEKKGDHYVLNGNKMWITNGPGADTLVVYAKTDPGAKSRGITAFLIERGMQGFSTAQKLDKLGMRGSDTCELVFEDCEVPVENILGEENKGVKVLMSGLDYERAVLAAGPLGIMQAAMEVVLPYVHDREQFGQSIGQFQLVQGKLADMYTTMNACRAYVYAVAAACDRGATTRHDAAGCILYAAEKATQVALDAIQLLGGNGYINEYPTGRLLRDAKLYEIGAGTSEIRRMLIGRELFEATK from the coding sequence ATGAACTCTGGATACTCCATGACTTTCGGCCTCGATGAGACGATCGAGGATATGCGCGATGTGGTTCGCCGGTGGGTGGACGACAAATTGGCGCCGCGTGCCGCCGAAATCGATGAGAAGAACGAGTTTCCTAGAGACCTGTGGCCCGCTCTGGGGGAGATGGGTCTGCTCGGCATTACCGCTGACGAAGAATATGGCGGCTCCGGCCTCGGCTATCTTGCCCATGCAGTTGCGATGGAAGAAATCTCCCGGGGCTCAGCCTCCGTAGGGCTCTCCTATGGCGCCCACTCCAATCTCTGCGTGAACCAGATCAACATAAACGGATCCAAGGCGCAGAAGGAAAAATACCTGCCCAAGCTGATTTCCGGCGAGCACCTCGGCGCGCTGGCCATGTCCGAGCCGGGGGCAGGGTCCGACGTGGTCTCGATGCGCCTCAAGGCCGAGAAAAAAGGCGACCACTACGTCCTCAACGGCAACAAGATGTGGATCACCAACGGTCCGGGCGCCGACACGCTGGTCGTCTATGCCAAGACGGATCCCGGCGCGAAGTCACGCGGCATCACCGCCTTCCTGATCGAGAGGGGCATGCAGGGTTTCTCGACGGCCCAGAAGCTCGACAAGCTTGGCATGCGCGGTTCAGACACCTGTGAACTGGTGTTCGAGGACTGCGAAGTCCCTGTCGAAAACATTCTCGGTGAAGAGAACAAGGGCGTGAAAGTTCTGATGTCCGGCCTCGACTATGAGCGCGCGGTCCTCGCGGCTGGCCCACTGGGTATCATGCAGGCCGCGATGGAAGTGGTCCTGCCATATGTTCATGACCGTGAGCAGTTCGGTCAGTCCATCGGCCAGTTCCAACTGGTACAAGGCAAGCTGGCGGACATGTACACGACGATGAATGCGTGTCGCGCCTATGTGTACGCTGTTGCCGCCGCCTGCGATCGTGGCGCCACCACCCGCCACGACGCGGCGGGCTGCATCCTTTACGCGGCCGAGAAGGCAACACAGGTGGCGCTCGATGCCATCCAGCTGCTTGGCGGCAACGGCTACATCAATGAATATCCGACCGGCCGTCTGCTGCGCGATGCCAAGCTTTATGAGATTGGCGCAGGCACATCGGAAATACGGCGTATGCTGATTGGCCGTGAACTGTTTGAGGCGACAAAGTAG